acacgcacacacacacgcacacacacacgcacacacgcacgcacacacgcacacacacgcacgcacacacacacacacacacacacgcacacacgcacacacgcacacgcgcacacacacacacacacacacgcatgcacacacacacacacacacacacacacacacacacattttgtggCTGTGGTTAGAATTAAGAGTAAATTCTGGTCTCTGGTGTTTGATTGAACCATCAGATTTAAacgtgaagtgtgtgtgtgtgtgtgtgtgtgtgtgtgtgtgtgtgtgtgtgtgtgtgtgtgcgtgtgtgtgtgtgtgtgtgtgtgtgtgtgagtgtgtgagtgtgtgtgtgagtgtgtgaagcaTCCACCCTTTAGATGCGCTCTCTTTAAACCCTGCAGGGATGTTTTTCCCACAACCAGCttccagaggaggaggagggtaggGAATGTTGTAAAATTCCCACAGATGGAAACACacacgtaccccccccccccccccccccccccacacacacacacacacacacacaccttgagctgctgctggagctcactGTTGAGGCGTGTCAGCACGGTGTTGGTCTCCCTGTTTTTACGGATGGCCATCTGGATTTCCCTCTTCTGTCGGGACAGCAGCCTGACGGAAGATTTATCAGCTTTTAAACTCTTTCGACAAAAACGTTTAGGTATGACACACAGGCGGCATCTCAAGTTTTACATGTGAAACAGATGTACATAAACCTTGAGTCAGTACAGTTATTGATTGATGGTCACCTTCTTACTTACTGATTGTTACAGTGAGCTGTCTGGTCAAATgggtttaacacacacacgcgcgcacacacacacacacacgcacgcacgcacgcacgcacgtgcacacacacacacgcacacacacacaaaagtcaTTACGGTGAAACAGTGTGTGCCTTCATGTCTGATCAATGACCTCATTGGTGGGTTTCAAGGATTTTTCTACTTTACAGATTTTTTTCCCTGAGCGTGTATTAGTCAAATTAAGGTATTGCCTGCCTTGCCTGCTTtttgaccaggggtctcatttatcaaacatggcgcagaatccttactaaaaccgtacttaagctcagcaaaaatatgtacttacaccaagtaggtgtgtgatctatcaaacatggaggacgcacagctgcacgcaacctccgcttcataaatcggagactaaccagaatgtttctcagctgcattttagtcacatcccgccctcaccacgcccacttactgccataaatagtcaatgcaaagtgccttgtggatctcatgcatatacataagccggctgttgcagcgctccgccaatgacatggtgaccgtagatcaaggcagatcaaggaagcgctatttcacaagcagaagttgaggtacctgtgggtgaggtggagaaatgaaaggaagtgcttttgcaaaacaaataagagaaaatccacagagtggcacagcgttgctgaagccgtcaatgttgtgttcttcagaaagatctgtggtggatataaaaaaatggtccaatcgggattcgatccccagactctcgggtgaaagtcacgcgcactaaccagtcacccaaacggagatctcccctgtacaagtagccaggtcaCATGAtcgatcgggtcacagtgacaggacacacactgtcacacacgcatgatgttctgtctcaatctgtccccctgctgatattctgcattctgtattctgcacttcaggctgtgtgtgtgtgtgtgtgtgtgtgtgtgtgtgtgtgtgtgtgtgtgagtgtgtgtgggggggtcttgttctgtgtgaaaacgaagcagtacaagtgataatgctgcaggatctcattattttatcttctcagcagcagctctgcaggtgctctccatgtccagcatgtgtgtaagccaggcccttagtcaacttaaagttgtgcacctttttccagttttctttcataaatcccaaagtgtgcgtggaaagttgcttacgcagtttccgACCCcgctttgtgcgtaagcaagcttgataaatgaggcccctgggctTTTATTAATGTTTTGACCACTAGAGGGCACTACAACCTGTAAAAATCACTTTGTTTGGTTTTATTTGACAAACATGTCAGCACAGGTTGgtttaccctcccactgtcctaatgggtgaccccgcgaggaaagttgagcaggattgatggtttgtcccttgaggtccatgtggcaggggtgaggtggcgctcactcctcacccctgccacatggacccaagggataaaccatcaatcctgctcaatggtcaactttcctcgcggggtcacccattaggacagtgggagggttaacacaTAAAAACATGAATATTAACAAAGCACAtttagatctgtggcccctcacactctctattggacgctcctgtagagaaaccttacatatacaagcgcgggtacgcacacaggtgctcacatggtgctcggacttgggcacgttcagcacatgtcttaaggctgtggttggcactaaatgcactgtgacttatcgtgattgttcagtaaaacaatgttggttttatatttcctcatcaggttgacgcagtgattgtttgctcctgttgtatcgttgtgtgttgtttttctttttttctccttttacaggtctagaagcagactcttgttcatcattggttGTCCATGCCCCACTGAGACAACAGAAAGCCCCTTACTATTGATTTCTTATCATTTCTATTTAATATTGTTCTGTTTTACTCTTTATTCGTGCCCTTTTAATTCCTTAACCAACTTTCCATTCAGCTCCACAAAATCCAAATGGAACTAAAAGCAAAAGTGTTAATGGACTGACTTTTGGCTCGGTTTGGCAGATGGGGGAAACACCATGCCAGGTGGGGGTCCAGTCTCCGGGTTCTGGCTCTCTGGGAGGTATTTCCTTCTAACGGGTTTCTGAGGGGCCTGACAGTGAGAAGATCCCGATCCATCCTGAAATAATAGCGTTGCAGAATTCAGTTCACTCCGACCCGTGTGACTGAACTCCGCTATGGAAGCATCTCTGACCTGTTTTGAATTATTTGTCAGGTCTTCGGTACTTGGCCCAAATCCAGAGGCTGGCCTCTGGTCTTCAGGTTTCATGCTGCTCTCCTCCTGTAACATAAATAAAAAGGAAAGAACGAGTGAAACTGATTATTCCAAAGAGCTATTGGATTTCTTCCTTGGAGAGTAGTGCTGATGTCACGACGGGCTGAAATGAGCAGCTATAAACAGGCAGGATGGAGTGGACCCACCCTGGCTGAGGATAAATCAGAACCTCCCCTACAGGGACCGTGATGTAGTGCTCTCCAGACACAGCTTCTCACCTGTTCAAGGGCAGCAGTGATGGATGAACTTACTTTTACTACAGCTACTCATTGCATTTCAGCCATTTTTCTCCTCCAGACAAGATGTTTAATGCATCACCGTCTGCTTTCATTTAGCTGAGGGGTTAACAGTGCAGAGAAAAGGTCCGCTCAACACTGCTTCCAATGCTGGTCGTGCTCAAATTGAAAACTAATTTTATGGAGCAGCCGTCTCCATTAAGGTGGCAGTTAAAAGGTCCCGATGGCCTAAACAGGCTCCTGATGTTAACTGTGCCCAGGAAAGCCCAAAACGCATTAAGCTGAGAGTGCAACCAGCTCACAGATAAAGGGTTCTCGTGTTCGCTGCACCGCTGGATGAGAAACAAAACCGCAGCATGGAAAGATTTAAAAGGTATCGTGGTAGGCTGTAACAAACCCCACCAGCCCCTGGAGGCGGTTTGTGTGGTCAGGACAGCGGTTTCGCTCCAGCAACCCAAACGCTGGGATCTCTGACGACATTCCATCATTGTCGCTCATTCTCTGATGAATGACTTTCTGAAACATTTAGAAAAGGAAGAGACATTGCAGCAGATCTAGTTCTCTGCCTGATGTTCCTTCTGCAGTGGCGCGACACTGACCTGGCTGCAGTTTGTTTAGAGGCTTGAATAAACGCAAAAAAATAAAGTAAGGGGGGTGGGGGTCCCCTAAAAGATCAGCAAAGACCTCACCCACTGAGTGAGAAGAAAGGGTtatgggccgataccgatttctGACTCTTGTACAGCTTCAGACCTGCTGACACAAAACTCCAAGAGCGAAGAAAAAATGCatgaaaatgtttttaatgaatttatttttttaatatttggtGCATTCATGGGCTGAAGGCAGGGAAAGcatcctgtccagggtgtcccccgccCGCCCACTGGAGACAGACACCAGCTCCCCAAGACTACTGAGGCAGAAGTGGTTCAGATGAGTTCCTCACCTGAACAGGAAGGTTTTGGACCAGCTTTTGTGGAGCTTGACTGTTTGGGAGGAGATGAGAGTTAAACTGCTGCGACTCCAGAGCCAGCTAAAGCCGTCTGCACAGCTGGGGCAGACCCACGAGTCACTGGAGAGGTTCTATCACACAGCTGACCTGGGAACACCTGGGGGTCCCTCTGGATGAGCAGGAGGAGAAGGTGGGGGGTCTCTGCTGAAGCTGTTACCCTTGGTGACCCGGTTTCAGATAAGCGACAAAACACGAATGGATGAAAAGCTCCAGGCTTCCGAGACACAAGGTTTCCGCCTAGCGACAGCAGGCTCTTTCGGGTTACTGATAGAATGATGTTAACAGGATATTATTAGGGTTGTGCACGTGTACCGCAAATAATGATGACCTTTGGTCTTATTTTGACCCAAGGTCAAGAAGCAGGCTcagtaaaaaacaacaaaatagcaTCAAATCAATTAAAACAAGGGAAATTAAACGTAGAAAACTAAGTCAAGTGaaataaagaagaaaaactgacagAGAAGTGACACGTTTCAAAATTAAATGAAGGGAACTAAAAGAATGATAAAGCTGCAGAAAACATGAgatgaagaagaaataaaacGTAGTTAATATAATGAACAATGGGCGGGGTTTGGGTTGGTTACAGATGATCTTACTAAGTGAAACTTAAACACACTTCATCCATCTGCAGGATCATCTGCTGGCTCTGATTTAGTTCAGCATCAGAGGCACAACGGTGTGGAGGAACACTCCTCTAACCGGAGACAGCTGTGCTCAGAGACGACCCCTAGAGCCCAAACAGAGACATGATGAAAAACAGAATTTAAGGGTTCTGCTCACCAAGAACCTAGAGGGTAAATCTGTCCCCGGCTACCAGTGATTAGACCAAGTTATGGTAGCTGTTCTCACGGCGATTTGATTTTTGTGTTCCATAACTTCAGGAGAAGaagcttttctctttttctttggtTTTTAAAAACTGGAAAAAGCTAAATTAACTGCAGAAAAAGCCAGAAGTTCAGGAGACATTAAGTCTCAAAGCGTCAGTGACatgatgacaaataaaaaataaaatatgcaaaGTGAGACAAAATATTCAGGGACACACAAGGCTTCTTGCTTAAAAAAGTAAAAAGGGTTTATATGTAATCAAAATGGGGAGAAGGTCCTGATATAAATGATCGGATGTAATTTCCTATTAGGAAGGCTGGAGAACATACCGGTTCTGTACCTGCAGGGTTCTTAAACAAACCCCGCAGTGAGCTGGTATGAAGCCCCTCCGACCGGAGTCTAACACAATAATCAGATGAGGatattttcaattcaagtttatttataaagcgccaaatcacgacaagagtcatctcaaggaccttcacataataaacattccagttcaggtcattaagccaatcagaaatcatgtttcctatataaggaacccagcaaatcgcatcaagtcactgacatatTTCCTGATATGATCTTCAGAGCTAATTCCTAAAATATGCTGCAGAAGGGGAAGTATTAATGGTCATTACACACGGCAGTGTGAACGAAAAAGGAAGTTTGCTTCTTCCGACTGAATAAAGATAAAGCAGCTGTCATCAGGAACGTGGTGTTAGGAGGACGACCTCGTCATAGCTGGCTTTTAGAAACATGgatatttttattaaaacaatTCCTCTTCATTATGTgctagacgtgtgtgtgtgtgtgtgtgtgtgtgtgtgtgtgtgtgtgtgtgtgtgtgtgtgtgtgtgtgtgtgtgtgtgtgtgtgtgtgtgtgtgtgtgtgtattataaaAATATCCATCAACCACCAAAGATTTTATGAAACTCAGATAAATGAATGTAATTAATGGGCGATGGTGggacaggagttaagtgcccaccccgtaatcggaaggttgcaggttcaagccccgctcagtctaacattcaatcaatcatcaatcaatcaatcaatcaatcaatcaatcaatcaatcaatcaaaagctTTAGCCCAAAGagctgaacacggtacatgagaaaaaaaggtaaaaacattcAAGTAGAAGACAAACGGGTAAAACAAGATAAAGGGAATTAAACCAACATACAAGAGGGCCTGActcaaacatgttcagggaacgccaagcggaggaggtgggtttttaggtgattcttgaagactggcagagagggggacagcctaactgagggtggcaactggttccagagtgttgGTGCTAGgaccgagaaagcccggtccccacgggtacgacacctagaccgagggacagcgagcaggccttggtcagaggagtgcagagcgcgtgatggggaatgtctgttcaggagagtggccagataggggggagcaccaccctggaagaaatgataaacaaagacgaggagtctgacgtgtgaacgatagcaaatcggaagccagtgcagggaggccagaaccggactgatgtggtcccgtttcctggtcccagtcaggaacctggctgcgctgttctgcacaacctgtaggcgacgcagtgttgactgacacaaccctgcatagagagagttgcagtagtcaagcctagaaataacaaaggcccgctccaggtgggctctcgacagcatagattttagcaaggcgtctcaggtgaaagaaactggaccggatcacagagttgatgtgagcatcaaatttaagtcctgcatcaagtttcacccccaaactggtcacaactggttttgagtatggagaaagagggccaagatcagcataacgatccacattcctgctgttggggtgaaaaacaatgagctctgtctttccctcattcagatgtagaacgttggccattagccaagacttcacctcgttaagacaggagacaaaggactggatagagtgacctttctcctgacacaatggttgttgtgtccttgggcaagacacttaacccaccttgcctgctggtggtggtcagagggaccggtggcgcctgtgctcggcagcctcgcctctttcagtgcgccccagggcagctgtggctacagtgtagctcatcaccaccagagtgtaaatgtgtgtgtgagtgggtgaatgactgattgtgttgtaaagcgccttggggggttccaggactctagaaggcgctctatcaaatacaggccgtttaattAACTACTTTAGTCAGTCCAGTTCAATATGGTGGCCGTGGCCAGCTGTCTTTAGCGGACACAAAAATGAGCTACAACTCCGTTTTACACTTGCTAAGCGTAGCAGCTGAGACCTGTCCACCGAGAGCAAACAGctcaagcagttctgaaagagatTCCTGCAAACTTTATCTTGAAGAAGCAGCTTTAATCTTCTATTTCTAGATAATTCTGTATCTGACAAACTCACCCGCGCAGATTCAGCTcagacagaaaacacaaacacaggaTTTTACCAACCCAACGTTGAGACTTATTAAAATGTATTGCTGCAGCTTGAGAAGCTTGAAGAAGAGAGTCGACAAGGTGGGGCATCAGGTTTTCTCTCACCTCTTCTCTGAAGTGACTGAAGTCAGCAAAGTTTGGCTGCTGCACTTTATTCTGGGGAGTTTTCTCCgaaacggtgagaaaatgaggaaCCTGAGAAGAGATGAGCAGCTCTGATCTACCGGTTTCTTTTTCACGTTCACACACTTGCATAGGTAGATCTCAGGTTTAAGACCAGATTAAAACCGAGACTTACTTGTGAGGCTGATGGTCTGGGAGGGAGGGCTGGAGGATGCAGCAGCCATCCACCTTTTACCCCTGAAATCCAAGAAACGTAATTATTTTCTCTCTAAAGATGTTATGTCTCAGTTTGCCTTCAGAGCTAGAGTCTCACTCTCTAAAAGATAAGTAAACCAACCTTTCCCTGGTTTGCTCTCCTGCGAGCCTCTCCTCGTTCACACTAAACAATAAACACACAACACACTTGCGTGCTTTGGAAGAGCTTTCCGTGTTATACCTGGCGCCCCCTGCTGGAGGAGCTTGTTGAGGTCCAGCGAGGAGGCCCTGGAGTGGGTTTTCTGAGGGCGTGGAGGTGGGGTGGGAGGCTCCTCCACCTTCTTCATAGCATCTTCAATAGAAGTGCTAGAGTAGGACCTGGAGGAGAGGAATCATCAGCAACAGAACTACTAAGGAACCAGTTAGTGGGGTGAACTAGATAATAAGTGAactagataataataataatgtttctgCTAAaactgagtccatcctcacctcggtCTGGTTTTTGTCTTCATCTGTGGGTCTAAGTCCTGAGGTGGCTCTGTGGGAAAGAAGCGAACCAGCACATGTGAAGCTTTCAGTTTTGTTTGAGAGGCTAATGACAAACAGCCACCTCCCTCTAGTTAGGAGCTCAGACAGTCGGACTGACTTTGTTTTTATTGACGATATTTTTGTTAACACACTAAATACTTTAAAGGCCATTATATCTTTAAGATGCCTCTTTCTCAAAGCTGAAATCCAAGAAagccaaacaaaaataaaaggaaGTCCTCCCAGAGCGCTGGTCCTGGCTGCATCTGAAACATCTAACACAGGAGCAGAGAGAACTCTCAGGTTTACACGCGCTGAAACCAGTTTCATCATCACCTGGTCGATCAGGAAAAGCTCCCTGACGTAGACGCGGTTTCTCTTGAGATGAGGTCAGGCTCTTCACACTTGCCTCTGCAGACAGACATCAGTCATGCACACACAATTTGTTATCAATGCGGTGCATAAATTATGAATTAGCTTTAATCTATTATTTTATCCTGCCTAAGTAATGGACGTGAGATGGGAGGTGTTGGTTGGTGCTGTTTTGGATATTTCAAATGATCCCATCTGACTTTAAACTCCCAAGCATCTTCTACAACCCTCTCTCTGCTGAGTGCTGTACCGATTACCTTCTTTAAGCGGTTCTTCATCCAGTTCTTGCTTGTTTGAGCTCAAGCTTGGCTGCAGCCTCACTGTGATGCGTTGACCCTAAATAAAAGCACACGTCAACGGCTGCAGGGACTAATGTCAAGTTTAGGTGTGCTGAATATTTCAGGAAGCAAAAGTTTCTTTTTGAGTCCCCATGCTGCAGTTTTAACTCCTGTTTAGTGTGTTAGTGCCCTCTACAGGCAGAACATCAAATACACCATCTCACCATCTGATAAGACCGTGGTTCTGCATCCTCAAAGACAATCAAAGGCTCCGAACTCTGTCAACAACAACAGTTTAAAAGTCTTAGCTGGGTCCAACTTGGAAAACAAATGCTGTTGCATGTTTACTGCTCACTTCAGGGGTGTCAGGTATTTCCTCTTCATGCTGCATGAACCCAGGCTGCAGGGTTGCAGGGAGGCTCTCTGGGAGGGCGTAACCATTCTTGCGGGCCACGATCAAGTGAAAGGCTATGCAGAACTCCGTGAAGGTGAGTGCTCCATCTCTGTCCACGTCACTCAGTTCCCTTCAAATAAAAAAGGAAGGCATGAAAAAGATGATAAAACCAGCAACATTTGAGGTTGGAATAAAAAAAAtctcttgtaaaaaaaaaaagtacaaattcagagaaaataaacagtgcccccccccacccccctgaaAAAAAGAGCACAATCTTTGGAGGCTGTGAATGTTTAAATGGGTTGAGCCGCTGCTAGTAAAATGTACAGAATAAAGTGGTGAATGAGTGGCTTCTGTGTATCATAACCAGGGGGACAACGCCACCTGCAAAAAGTAAAGCCAACCAGGAAGTGACCAAAACTGCAGTTCCCTCCTCCTCCACTAGGGACTggatccagaaaggagcaagttcccattgactcagatgaactcattcactgccagcgtttctcgccgtttttactgtttttttaagagtaacagaacgttgcgcgctacgatgatgtcgacgccaaaacagccaaaacaaagcggagactcacctcttacatcaggaagaatctgcgtgtttcgagcgttatccgttctttcataatccgttgttgaattgtgatcggcagaagcttttccggtccacgcctcactttttttttacagcagtggcccaaaacgatctcctaacacatggattttctgcttcttgatcatgtgacgtgtgacgtatgcggatgaagatcggcttcagagctgagatgttcgtTCTCTCGactcgggggctcgttccgattggcagtgaatgagttaaaaatgcccacttcacagcagaaataagcatgttTACAGCCGGGTTCAAGAAGGGTTAGGTTTAATAGGTCAAGTTTAACGTCATGAAAACTCGGAGGGGTGAATTTAACTCTTCTGTTTAGATTGAGGCGATTTTTACTCCAGACAAAAATAGCaagaggtgatcagtaaacagggACGTCAGGGATCAGGTGAGTCAAGACTTACCAAATGTGGGAGAGCTCTGGTATCGGCAGCTTGGATTTAGTGAAAAAGTTCTTTGCTACAGCTCCTGGAAACAGCAAACAGTGATGGAATGGTCTGATTTTGATTCTGAGTCATAAACAGGTGCCAGGGAGTCCGTACCCAGGATCCGGGCTCCCATGTCAGGCTGGAGGCTTTTGAATTGATTCGTGTAATACTCCAGCTGTTCTCCTGTGATCCTCCAGGCGTCATCATCAGAGTAGTCCACTGTCCCCGGCtgactgggcctctctgctgagaATGCCTGAAAACATGAGTGAAGAGAGACTTTAGAAAATAAAATGTTAGGAAGCAGCTGCTAGAGGGAAGCGGGCTGCACCT
This Nothobranchius furzeri strain GRZ-AD chromosome 16, NfurGRZ-RIMD1, whole genome shotgun sequence DNA region includes the following protein-coding sequences:
- the reps2 gene encoding ralBP1-associated Eps domain-containing protein 2, which translates into the protein MDQESAAASGGSLISLNEHEQRYYSGLHARCQADTPGKLSSSKVAELFKASQQPPESLHKVTEVCGAKHLGYFGTPQFYIALKLLAAAQSGLPIRLESVSTTNLPLPRFAGLKHEPDVRHPAAPPGPDAQGAQCGSAPVSWTPADRSTFRPLETSADKKEPWSPPRSPCSSPPRSPLAYHSYPYAKQRNGVEAQITPESKRSSRPMVPLEQHSSPCHYGVKPTMEHLQAFSAERPSQPGTVDYSDDDAWRITGEQLEYYTNQFKSLQPDMGARILGAVAKNFFTKSKLPIPELSHIWELSDVDRDGALTFTEFCIAFHLIVARKNGYALPESLPATLQPGFMQHEEEIPDTPESSEPLIVFEDAEPRSYQMGQRITVRLQPSLSSNKQELDEEPLKEEASVKSLTSSQEKPRLRQGAFPDRPEPPQDLDPQMKTKTRPRSYSSTSIEDAMKKVEEPPTPPPRPQKTHSRASSLDLNKLLQQGAPGVKGGWLLHPPALPPRPSASQVPHFLTVSEKTPQNKVQQPNFADFSHFREEEESSMKPEDQRPASGFGPSTEDLTNNSKQDGSGSSHCQAPQKPVRRKYLPESQNPETGPPPGMVFPPSAKPSQKLLSRQKREIQMAIRKNRETNTVLTRLNSELQQQLKVVHQERVTLESQLELLRPLAST